One window of the Shimwellia blattae DSM 4481 = NBRC 105725 genome contains the following:
- a CDS encoding AAA family ATPase, whose amino-acid sequence MDRSTIDRLVSCLHAGHTGFYLQSSEDERIDGLLKTVAEETGLRLREWNLAWGWVDFISRLPLAEDIYSPPPRPEQMLAGLLDDDLENTIFIFRNMRSVLASSPLVVARLHQFLLRLRRYHKEESCLICIDDRVEIPSLIEPLMTLIEIPLPLRETIRVRAQEFIQEHSLSITDVLLNRISTTLTGLTISQIDQSLAVALNQHKVINEKSLGTLLQEKNQIISKSGILEIVRIDEKLDDIGGLENLKEWLRRKAAIFQRLSEAEEAGVQSPKGVLVAGMPGCGKSLTAKAVASLFELPLLRLDIGSLLGKYVGESEHNMRRALAMAETISPCILWVDELEKAFVGIGSSNTSEVTSRLLGYFLTWMQEKSSAVFVIATANNVTALPPELLRKGRFDEVFYVGFPYLPERMDILGIHLKSVWKKFSPEQQLQLGIASRNFAGADIQNAVNDARESAFLAGEDIDFIRMNESLGRTVPLRDTLRDQVTKYEALFEKMKLRAASHIDGLNLSQMIALADDTNPLERQRVAMAEECSEDLLEKLAKDTHPDVRRAVYKNPSCTTRILAEFMAQAETDCKVDQEVLELACVHHEAPPNLLVALIEKGKLSDNILLSIVEKPHCTNMVLDALMKSKNDMVQKAILRHPHCPNTYREDFLQDKRPTFREALAHNPTLSEDHQKKLYRDIRQIRRALATNPSLSDDVKKLLENDTDLTVSLAFAKAHPQKNNQEIIDGTDNEKILLEKIKMGNSNDLIELAKNQTLPTEIQCKLAQEVKNEAVLVTLALNPNTNADTQKILARDSSEIVKAALVENNHLDDSVQLHLFQNTPKKTNLRLLKNQLLSENVQSLVLNGKDIKLLSILARNVFISKKTISDLMKINDVSVHAALAKNKCISHSQQLALADKYQTFTINSALCINENISPVLFQRFSKFTGYHIALLSNKRISDYDCSEIEASLEKGPIANLEQIDKALFISNENLPENIQSGLISIFINGNKENHIKLISKNTGLYPSQQHRLATIKNINTLLNLICNPASTSSTIETAKKTIKNTNSLKIALKGLLSRKKQKLYERINKLSEKYSVSPLGYINDINSVHELEQNTITMLHIDDIDFLENLSFEVGIDELTDSDVNTYRSESDNIDHEYIISTSHAVHTLSKLKFLHFNK is encoded by the coding sequence ATGGACAGATCAACAATAGATCGCCTCGTATCATGTCTACATGCTGGTCATACGGGATTTTATCTCCAGAGCAGTGAGGACGAACGTATTGATGGACTACTAAAAACTGTAGCTGAAGAAACAGGGCTGCGTTTGCGGGAATGGAATTTGGCTTGGGGTTGGGTTGATTTCATATCCCGCTTACCTCTTGCAGAGGATATATACAGCCCCCCTCCTCGGCCAGAGCAGATGTTAGCAGGTCTCCTTGACGATGATCTGGAAAACACCATTTTCATTTTCCGTAACATGCGTAGTGTCCTGGCATCTTCCCCGCTTGTGGTGGCCCGGTTGCATCAATTCCTTCTTCGACTCCGCCGATACCATAAAGAAGAAAGTTGTCTGATCTGCATTGATGATCGCGTAGAGATACCATCGCTCATCGAGCCACTGATGACTCTTATCGAAATACCATTGCCTTTACGTGAAACTATAAGAGTGAGGGCACAAGAATTTATTCAGGAACACTCTTTGAGTATTACAGATGTGTTGCTAAACAGGATAAGTACAACTCTGACAGGTCTGACAATCAGCCAGATAGATCAGTCCTTGGCAGTGGCTTTAAACCAGCATAAAGTTATTAATGAAAAATCACTTGGTACACTTTTACAGGAGAAAAATCAAATAATAAGTAAAAGTGGAATTCTAGAAATCGTTAGGATCGACGAGAAACTTGATGATATTGGGGGGCTTGAAAACCTGAAGGAATGGCTCAGGCGTAAAGCCGCAATATTCCAGCGATTGTCAGAGGCCGAAGAGGCTGGTGTACAGTCACCTAAAGGTGTACTAGTGGCCGGTATGCCCGGTTGTGGCAAATCTCTGACTGCGAAAGCGGTTGCCAGCCTCTTTGAACTACCGCTGCTGCGGCTCGATATTGGTTCTCTGCTTGGTAAGTATGTGGGTGAAAGTGAGCACAACATGCGACGCGCCTTGGCGATGGCTGAGACGATCAGTCCATGTATTTTATGGGTGGACGAACTGGAGAAAGCATTCGTCGGTATAGGATCGTCAAATACCTCAGAAGTCACATCACGACTTCTAGGCTATTTTCTGACATGGATGCAGGAGAAATCCAGTGCAGTATTTGTGATCGCCACTGCAAATAACGTCACGGCCCTACCACCTGAGTTATTGCGTAAAGGGCGCTTTGATGAGGTCTTTTACGTCGGGTTCCCATATCTTCCTGAGCGAATGGATATTCTCGGCATTCACCTTAAATCAGTTTGGAAAAAATTTTCGCCAGAACAACAACTACAGCTTGGAATTGCGAGTCGTAACTTTGCCGGTGCCGATATTCAGAATGCAGTGAATGATGCACGTGAAAGTGCATTTCTTGCTGGCGAAGACATCGATTTTATTCGTATGAATGAGTCACTGGGACGTACAGTGCCATTGAGGGATACACTACGAGATCAAGTAACCAAATATGAAGCATTGTTTGAGAAGATGAAGCTTAGAGCCGCCTCCCATATTGATGGCCTCAACCTATCACAGATGATTGCACTGGCTGATGATACCAATCCGTTGGAACGACAACGGGTGGCTATGGCTGAAGAGTGCAGTGAAGATCTGCTTGAAAAACTAGCGAAAGATACACATCCCGATGTGCGAAGAGCTGTTTATAAAAATCCGAGCTGCACTACACGTATTCTTGCGGAGTTTATGGCACAGGCTGAAACTGATTGCAAAGTGGATCAAGAGGTCTTAGAACTGGCTTGCGTGCACCATGAAGCACCTCCCAATCTACTAGTCGCACTCATCGAGAAAGGGAAGCTTAGTGATAATATTCTTCTGAGTATTGTTGAAAAACCACATTGTACTAATATGGTTCTCGACGCATTAATGAAAAGTAAAAACGATATGGTACAAAAAGCGATTTTGAGGCACCCTCATTGCCCAAATACTTACCGTGAGGATTTTTTGCAAGATAAAAGACCTACATTCAGGGAAGCTTTAGCTCATAACCCAACTCTTAGTGAAGATCATCAGAAGAAATTGTACAGAGATATAAGACAAATTCGCCGTGCGCTAGCCACTAATCCTTCATTAAGTGACGACGTGAAGAAGTTACTGGAAAATGATACTGATCTTACTGTTTCCCTGGCATTTGCAAAAGCCCATCCCCAAAAAAATAATCAGGAAATTATTGATGGTACAGACAATGAAAAAATCTTACTTGAAAAAATTAAAATGGGTAACTCGAACGACCTTATTGAGCTAGCAAAAAACCAGACTCTGCCTACTGAAATACAATGTAAACTAGCACAAGAAGTAAAAAATGAAGCCGTCCTTGTTACACTGGCACTAAATCCGAATACCAATGCAGATACGCAAAAAATTCTGGCCCGTGACAGTAGCGAAATTGTGAAAGCAGCTCTAGTGGAAAACAACCATCTTGATGATTCCGTACAGTTGCATTTATTTCAAAATACTCCTAAGAAAACTAATTTACGATTGTTGAAAAATCAATTATTAAGTGAGAATGTCCAGTCATTAGTATTGAATGGAAAAGATATCAAATTACTAAGCATCCTAGCTCGAAATGTTTTTATTTCAAAAAAAACCATTAGTGATTTAATGAAAATCAATGATGTTTCAGTACATGCTGCATTAGCTAAAAATAAATGCATATCACATTCTCAGCAACTAGCCCTTGCTGACAAATATCAGACATTCACTATTAATAGTGCACTTTGCATAAATGAAAATATCAGCCCTGTTTTATTTCAAAGGTTTTCAAAATTTACAGGTTATCATATTGCACTCTTAAGCAATAAAAGGATCTCAGATTATGATTGCAGTGAAATAGAAGCATCCCTAGAAAAAGGGCCGATTGCGAATTTAGAACAAATTGATAAAGCACTATTTATATCAAATGAAAATCTTCCAGAAAACATACAGTCAGGACTTATCTCCATTTTTATAAACGGAAATAAAGAAAACCACATTAAATTAATTTCAAAAAATACTGGTCTATACCCATCTCAACAACATCGACTTGCCACCATAAAAAATATAAACACCCTATTAAATTTAATTTGTAACCCAGCAAGCACCAGCTCAACCATTGAGACAGCAAAAAAAACAATCAAAAACACTAATTCATTGAAAATTGCGCTAAAAGGGTTGTTATCTAGAAAGAAACAAAAACTCTATGAGAGGATAAATAAACTTTCTGAAAAGTAC